TCTTTCACGTTAATAGCTCCCCAGAATTGAGATGCCTTCCGAATTTGATCAAAATATGAACTTACATTGACATTTCAAAATATGCACATAATGCACAGAATTATTAAGAATTATACGAAAATGAATCTCTTGGCCACCCCACCCCATGGTGTGGACAAATTAACTTCTTAGGCAACCCTTCAAAATTCAAGTTGCCATGCCTTGACATCTCAAGGCCAAGACACTTCAATCTGATGGCATCACAAAGCTTCATAGATCATTTCCTGTCAGAATTGACAAGAAACATCATCTTATGTTGTTGCACATTTTCAACGGTAAAATAGATCGGGCCAATGTCGTCTGTTGTCAGCGACCACGACGACTAAGACTGGTATCTATACAGAAAGATGCCCCCACCCCCTTAGCCATTTAACTACTAAGCGCTAGTCCTAAACAGTTTAAAATAAACCATAAGCAGCATATTTGATATTAAAaagaatcaattttaaaaggaaGCCCTTGAGTTGCTTTTGAATCAAACTGTGTATTCAAATTTTCAACAATTTAGAAAACCAAATTCTTTTCCAGTTTCAATAAGCTGCACATAACTTATTTGAGCTGTTGAGAACAATCCCAAAGACCCAAAAATATCACTTCCAGTTTTTGGAAACATGTTTTTACAGAGAAATGCTATCAGAGTAATTAAATAGACTGTGATGTATAAGGAAAGGTAATAAAAAGACCTGATCACATATGGGACAAGTGTCACTTCTTTCCATCCACTCCAGTATGCAAGagagatgaaaatgatgattacATTTGGTGACGATTCTAGGATTCTCCGCATCATAATCTGCaagagaaaatgcaaaaaaattaaCCTAGCAGTGGTGAGCTACTAAAAATCCATGAAAAAGAGTGATGTTGTTACTGTTCCCCAAAATTGCTGTTAGGCAAATAAAGTGGTGCACCTTCAAGACATGTAGGACAAACATCAGCTTCTTCATCTGGAGTCAATGAATTTAAGTGAGGGCTTGATTTCAGAAGCTCATTTCCAATTTTTTTAGTAGTGGCAAGAAGGAAGCCAGGTTCAGCTTTCAAATCAGATTCTTTATTCTCTACAGGTATATCTGTCTCAAAGCTGCTTGCATTGCCTGGTTCTCCAGCAGAATTAGAATCAGTTGGTGGACGGCCCAAAACCACATCAAATGGAATAGGTGTGGGTGGGGATCGAAAAGTGTCAGGAATTGATGTATCAAGATTCAAATCAACCAGGAAACCAGCAGTGAGTGCAGTTGCAACACTGTCATTAGAAGTCAGGGACTCGTGTTCCTCCGACACGGATGGGCACTGCACAAAGAAGTAGATCTGAGACTCAAAAAACAGCTACCACAAAAACGAGGATTTCATACTGTGGATTtgcttttaaaacaaaaaacacGAGAGCAGAGAGACTTGCAGCATTTGGAAATAAAAGACCTCATGAACTCCCCATAGACAAACATATAATCGGAGTTCCATGGAAGAACTGTTCACTAGAAAGTTATAAAGACTGTTTAACATTGCCACGTCCCTACAAGGAGTCAAGACTTGGGTAGCAAGGCACCCAACACTTTTACACCATTTGCACATTTTTGGTTGCCCCTTTTTCATTTGGGGCATGTGTTGGAGAAGGGGTAGGGGTGGCATTCATGTATAAAAGGAACCGGGACTTCTAAACTGATGAATTCATCCCACTCATAAGCACTGGTAAGTGCTCATCCAAGTTTCGTATAAGCGGATAACCATGAGAACATATGGCCACGTACAGTATATTTAAGCAAACTAAAGTATCCAACTAAAACGGAAAAATACTAACAAAAGCAATGGTGCTATGGCCTAAGTAATGAAGGAATACGTAAACCATGTGGTATCAGTTCTTTCAAGACCAGTCATGCAAACTATTAGGTCCACCAAGCTATAAAAACAAATGCACTCAGTGTAGTGATCCAAGTGCAAGAAGCAAAGTGAATTATTCATAGGAAATCTCTCCCAATAACTCGGAGCCTAAGAAGATGATTCTGACAAGGTAAGAGAAAGTAAGCTGTTGTCTAGATAATGGAAGTAATTACCCACATAGTAAAATACAGGAGTTCCATGAAATTGAGGCTTGCGGGAAGAACAACAGCAACCTCCCATTTCCTGCCTATTTGTTTATATCACTTAGTAAAAGGAACATGATTTTCTGGTCACCATAATGAAAATGAGAGTAACTGCTACAAAGAATAAGAACATACCATGTTAGGCCTGTGAATCAAATTAAACAAGAATTATAAAGTTGCACTCTTGCGGCAACAATTCAAGAGGGTGGGGGACAAAGAAGTAATGCACAGAGATGATCAGCAAGAGAATCTCAAGAACCAAGTgcatggatgaaatttttgaaacttataatCTTGGAATCAAGATAACTGTAACCCTCTTTCATCAATACCTTGTGAAAACGTGACGCAGCCAGATCCACCAGGAAAAACTGTTTTAAGTACAGATTCAGTCCTAGATGTTCTTACTTCTACATCAATGATTGAACCACCAAGACTGCACCAGATGAAGCACCTAACTACTATTTTTCAGCTTGCAGGTAACATGAGAATGGTTATTGATGCAAAACTCAACGATCTTCTAAAAAGTAACCAAAGC
This portion of the Coffea arabica cultivar ET-39 chromosome 2e, Coffea Arabica ET-39 HiFi, whole genome shotgun sequence genome encodes:
- the LOC113733207 gene encoding probable E3 ubiquitin-protein ligase RHB1A isoform X1, which translates into the protein MGGCCCSSRKPQFHGTPVFYYCPSVSEEHESLTSNDSVATALTAGFLVDLNLDTSIPDTFRSPPTPIPFDVVLGRPPTDSNSAGEPGNASSFETDIPVENKESDLKAEPGFLLATTKKIGNELLKSSPHLNSLTPDEEADVCPTCLEDYDAENPRIVTKCNHHFHLSCILEWMERSDTCPICDQEMIYEAL
- the LOC113733207 gene encoding probable E3 ubiquitin-protein ligase RHB1A isoform X2 yields the protein MELLYFTMWCPSVSEEHESLTSNDSVATALTAGFLVDLNLDTSIPDTFRSPPTPIPFDVVLGRPPTDSNSAGEPGNASSFETDIPVENKESDLKAEPGFLLATTKKIGNELLKSSPHLNSLTPDEEADVCPTCLEDYDAENPRIVTKCNHHFHLSCILEWMERSDTCPICDQEMIYEAL